TCAAAAGGCTTCCCCATAAGGCCGGTAACTTGAACTGTTCTACAAAAATCGCACCGGCCCCTGCAGCCATAGTCACGAGAGCGCCGAAGAGGAAAAAGGTGATTACTGCATCTATTGCTGTGCCGGTCCACCTCCCACCTGCCGCTCTGATGACCGGCAAGTGAGACTTGGCTTTTAGTTCATGTCCCAACTCCATGATGGAGATGCCGAAGAAGATAAAAAGCACAGTACTAATGATAATTCCTATCAAACCCCATTTGCCGTAAAAGCCGAAAAATTGCAGTACCTCCTGACCGGAGGCAAAACCGGCCCCGACTACCGTTCCCACATATGTTGCCGCGATGGCGAAAGTAGAAAGCTTCTTTTGCATAACTCTGACTCCTTGTGAGACTAGTCGATATTATTATTACCCCCCAGTGCCGTGATATAAACCAAAAATCAAAAAGGGCAGACACGAAATTTTTGGTTTAAGTTGAGTTAAATAAAACTAAAAAAGCCGCAGGTATTGCGGCTTTTGTGTTATCCTAGCACCTTCATCTTGCCTCCGTAGAAGACAAGCGGTTTTTTATTCTCATCATAGTGGGCAGCTACTACTTCGCCTACAAAGATCGTATGGTCGCCGGATAAAGATGGAAATGAATGTCAAAATAAATTGTAGCTTCCGCTTGAGCAACTTGACGCTTATAGGCTGCTCTGTTAGTATATAATAAGCGTTGAAGAAGAGTTTTAGACAATTCTGGTTCATTTCCATCATTGCTAAAGGAGGAAAGGGACTGCTATGCGGGTTATCTTTCGTGCCCCGGACAAAAAGGAGATAGAAGTAAAAGGTGACAGGACGGTTAAGCAACTGGCAAAGGAGCTTAATTTCAGTCTGGAATCCCACCTGGTAATCCGGGATGGGCAAATGCTTACTCCCGACCAACTGGTCAAAGATGAAGATGTAATCGAAATCTTCTCGGCCGTATCCGGAGGTTAAGAAAGGAGGCGCCCAGGTGCGCTGTCGTCGTTGCGGAGAAAAGGCTCAGATTCACCTGAAAAGACATCATGCCGCTTTTTGTGCTGAGTGTTTCCTGGAGTATTATTCCCGGCAGGTGCACCGTAACATTCGGCGGGAAAAAATGTTTAGGCCCCAGGAGCGGCTGTTGCTGGTGGTTTCCGGCGGCAAAGACAGCATGGCTCTCTGGGATTTTCTTCTGCGGGAGAACTATCGGGTCACCGCTATGTATATAGATCTCGGTATCGGTGAATACTCGAAAAACTCCCGGCGGGTGGTAGAACAGTTTGCGGAAAACCACCAGGCAGACCTGATAGTAGTTGACCTGGAGAAGGAATACGGTTTTACCGTACCGTGGCTGGCACGTCAGGCCCGGCGGAGCTCCTGTTCGGTCTGCGGCGTGGTCAAAAGATACCTTTTTAATAAAGTGGCTTTGGAAGAAGATTTTAGGGTAGTGGCTACCGGACATAATTTAGATGATGAAGCGGCGACCTTACTGGGCAATACTTTGAGCTGGCAGGTGGGGTACCTGGCCCGTCAGGCTCCCGTTTTACCCAGCACGCATCCCAAGCTGGTTAAAAAAGTAAAACCTCTCTTCACCCTGACCGAAAGAGAAAATCTGGCTTACGTTTTGTTGAACCGGATCGGTTTTGTGCATGAAGAATGTCCTTACTCCAAAGGGGCCAATTCTATACTTTACAAAGAAACCTTAAACCGGTTGGAGGAAGCTAACCCCGGAACTAAACAGCGGTTCCTAACAACTTTCTTAAAGAACGGAAGAAAGTATTTTCAAGCTCACAGGGAAAGCATAGAACTGCGCGAATGTGAGATTTGCGGCCAGGTCACCACGGCGGAAGTGTGTTCTTTCTGCCGACTGCGGGAAATAGCCCAACGGCGTCAAACAGAGGCTGAAAGGACCTAAAGCTCTCGGTTTTACTGAGGGCTTTTATTTGTACCTACATCTCGGGGGCGGGGGATAACGTGGTGAGAGAGTATGAAGTGATAGATTTACCGCCTTTCCATCAAAACACCCTGATTGTGGCCGACCGAATTTTAACACCGCACGAGGTTATAGAACACGGGAGTATTTATGTGCAAAATGGAGTAGTACACCGGGTAACGGATAAAATACCTGAAAAGGTAAAGGATGTTGTGTTGCTTGACCTCGATAACTGCCTGGTGTTGCCGGGACTGATTGACATCCATGTCCATGGCATGGCGGGAGTAGATATCATGTCGGCAGAAGAAGACGACTTGATGGTTATGCAAAAAGAACTGGCCCGCAAGGGAACGAGGGCCTTCCTGGCCACGACGGTTCCGGCTCCTCTGCCGGAGTTAAAGCGGGTACTCGCGGTGATAGCCCGCCGTATAAAGAGGCAAAAGCCGGAGGACGGGGCGGCTCTTTTGGGTATACATTTGGAAGGGCCCTTCTTAAATCCTGAAAGAAGAGGGATTCACCGGGCGGAATACCTTCTGCCGCCGGATAAACAGGTTTTTGAGGAGCTTCAGGACGCCGCGGAAGGAAATATTAAGCTGGTCACCCTGGCACCCGAACTGCCGGGCGCCCTATCCCTTATCGAGTACCTGCGCCGCCGGGGCGTTCAGGTGTCGGTGGGACACTCCCGGGCCTCGTACGAAGAATTTTGGAAGAGCATAGAGGCGGGGGTAGAAGGGGTTACCCACCTTTTCAACGCCATGGGTCTTTTTCACCACCGTCACCCCGGCCTGGCAGGCGCGGCTCTGGAGGCCGAAGTTTATGCCGACCTGATAGCCGATAGATTGCATTTACATCCGGCCGTTATTCGCCTGGCCTGCCGGTTGAAAAAGGAAGAAAAGGTTATTCTAATTAGTGATGGTTTACCTTTAACCGACAGTCCTGACGGCAGATATCTTTTATGGGGGCGAGAGGTCACCAAAACCGGAACTCAGGTGACTGACAGTAACGGCAACCTGGTGGGCAGCGTCAAGTCCCTGCTGGAAATGCTGTTAAATGTTTCCCGTTACCTTGAAAAGCCTTTGGAACAGGTGGTTTCTTACGCCACCCTCAATCCGGCGCGATTCTTGGGGTTAGGTGACCAGTGGGGAAGTATAACTCCTCATAGTATAGCCAGTTTTACAGTGATTAAGGAAAAAAGTTGAAATAATATTGAGGTTTAAAAAAGGAAATTAAATAAGAGATGTCGAAAGCTAACTTGCTTGCTCTTTTGTTCACAAAATCGCCTTGATGATAGAGTGCGGGATTTATCTATCAATTAAAGGAGGATCAGTTAAATGAATGACCGCTTTTTGAAAGCATGCCGTCGGGAAGAAGTAGACTGCACACCTGTCTGGCTGATGCGACAGGCCGGACGTTATATGAAGGAATACATGGAGATTAGAAGTAAATATTCGTTTTTAACTATGTGCAAGACGCCGGAACTGGCGGCAGAAGTAACCTTGCAGCCGGTGGATAAACTAGGAGTAGATGCAGCTATTCTTTTTGCTGATATTTTATTACCCCTCGAGGGAATGGGTATAGAATTGGAATTTGCCCAAAATGAAGGGCCGGCTATTCACAACCCGGTGCGGTCTGAGGCGGATGTGGAAAAACTGCGTCTCATCGAACCGGAAGAAGATGTACCGTACGTTTTGGAAGCGGTCAGGCTGGTGCGTCGAGAACTCGCGGGAAAGGTGCCTCTTATCGGCTTTTCTGGAGCACCCTTTACTTTAGCGAGCTATATTATCGAAGGGGGAGGATCCAAATCTTATCTCCACTGTAAGGAGATGATGTGGAAGGCTCCCAGAGTGTGGCATGCCCTGATGGAGAAAATTGCAGAGGTGGTGGTAAGGTATTTAAGGGCCCAAATCAGAGCCGGAGCCCAGGCCGTTCAGGTTTTCGATTCCTGGGTGGGTACTTTATCTCCCGAGGATTATGAAGAGTTTGTCTTACCTCATTCGCGATACGTGATGGAGAATTTGAAAAAAGAAGGCGTTCCTGTTATCCACTTTGCCAATAATGCTTCTACCCTTTTGGAGTTAGTAAAGATGGCCGGTGGTGACGTAATAGGCGTAGACTGGAGGATAAACCTGGATGAAGCCTGGCGGCGTATTGGTTACGACGTAGCCATTCAGGGCAACCTGGACCCGGCGGCACTGCTGGCACCACCGGAGGTAATTGAAAAGAAAGTGCGGCGTATTTTGGAAAGGGCGGGAGGACGCCCGGGTCATATTTTCAATCTGGGACACGGTATTCACAAGGAGACTCCTGTAGAGCACGCCATTGCTCTGGTAGAAGCTGTTCACAAGTACAGCAAGCGTTCCTGATAATCAAAGGAGGTCTGCTAATTGGTAACCGGAGGAAATTTAACCGGGATTCTGCTCATGGCCTTCGGGGCGCCCGATTCACCCGAAGCGGTGGAGCCTTTTCTCCGTAAATTACTGGGGAACCGTCCCCTCCCTGAACCCGTTCTGGCTAAAATTAAGGAACGATACAACCTCATAGGCGGCAAGTCGCCTTTGCTGGAAATTACCCAAACTCAGGCCTTCAAGCTGGAAGAAAAGTTAAAGCAGAGAGGCAAGAGTTGCCGGGTCTACACGGGCATGTGTTACTGGCATCCCTTTATCGAAGAAGCTCTGGCCCAGATGGTAGAGGACGGAATAAACCGGGTACTGGCTTTGAGCCTGTCGCCTCACTATTCTCGAGTGAGCACGGGAGCCTATCTGCGCCAGCTGGAAGCGGCCCTAGACCGCTACGGCGGCAGTTTGCAGGTAACACGGGCGGGTGACTGGTACGATCACCCGCTGTACATCCAGGCCCTGGCCGAAAAAGTAGGGGAAGGGTTGCGCCAGTTTCCGGAAGACGTACGGGCTGAGGTACCGTTGGTTTTCAGCGCCCACAGCGTACCTTTGGAGCATATCGAAGGGGGAGACCCTTATCTGGAACAGGTTGAGAAAACCGCCTCTGCTTTGGCGGAAACGCTGGGAGAAGTGCAGTGGCAGTTGGCTTTCCAGAGCAAGGGAGCCGGGAAGGGCCGCTGGTTGGAACCGGAGGTAGAAAAGGTTTTGGAACAATTGAGAGATCAGGGGAAGAAAAACGTGTTGCTGGTGCCATTGAGCTTTGTTTCTGACCATGTGGAAACGCTTTATGACATGGACATCGCCCTTAAGGAGTATGCGCGAAGTTTGGGTCTCAATTTTGTCCGGTGCAGTACCTTAAACGATTCCCCTGCTTTTATAGAAGCTTTGGTTCAGATCATCGAACAGAAGTTGGATCAGGAGTGGAAATAATGAAGAAAGTGGTAATTATCGGGGGCGGCATAGCCGGCCTGGCGGCAGCTTATACCCTGGCGGAAAAACAAAAACAGGGGCAGGCAGAAATAGATTACCTGCTGATTGAAAGGGAAGAACGGCTGGGAGGCAAGGTTTTAACGGAACAGGTGGACGGTTTTGTCATCGAAGGAGGCCCCGATTGTTTTTTGTCCCAGAAACCCTGGGCGGCTCAGCTGGCGTCCAAAGTAGGTATCCGGGACGACCTTTTGGGGACTAACGAGGAAAACCAGGGGACCTATGTCCTGTCCGGAGGCAGGTTGCACAAGCTTCCGGAAGGCCTGATGTTGATGGTGCCGACTAAGATAATACCTTTTGCTATGAGCTCATTGATCTCCTGGCCGGGCAAGATACGTATGGCCTTTGACCTCTTTTTACCGAAGAAAAAAGGTGACGGGGATGAGAGCCTGGCCGATTTTGTGACCCGGCGGTTGGGGCGGGAAGCCCTGGAAAAGATTGCGGAGCCCCTTATCGGGGGCATCCATGCCGGAGACGCCCATACTATGAGTCTCAAAGCTAGTTTTCCCCGCTTTCTGGAAATGGAAAGGAACTACGGCAGCCTTATACGGGCCATGCTGGCCGCCCGTAAGAAGGCTCCTCCCCGTAAGCCTGATGCCAAGGATGGCCCGCGATATACGTACTTTATGAGCTTCCGCCGGGGAATGGGGGAATTACCCGGTACCGTAGCCGCGTGCTTGGACTCTGCGAAAGTCCTTCTGGGAAGGCGGGTTACAGCAGTTAAAAGGGCGGGTAAAGGTTTTTTGGTGGAAGGGGAAGGGATGGAGCCACTAAAAGCCGATGCCTTGATCGTGGCCACCATGGCCAACCATGCGGCGGAAATTCTGCACCTGGTCGATCCTGTACTGAGAGAAAAATTACAGGAGATTCCCCACGTTTCTTCGGCTACCGTTTCTTTGGCTTTTCGTACCTGCGATATCAACCGCCCGCTGGAAGGGTTCGGGTTTGTCATCCCTAGGATCGAGGGACGGAAAATAATGGCCGTAACGTACAGCTCCCGGAAATGGAAATACCGGGTGCCCGATGATAGTGTGATTCTCATGCGCATCTTTGTGGGTGGTGCCGCCAATCAGGACCTGGTGGCGCTGGACGATGCGGAAATGTTGAAGATGGTCCGGGCGGAGTTGGAGGACATCCTGGGTATCCGGGCGGAACCCATAATGGCCCGCATTTATCGCTGGTTCCAGGGCATGCCGCAGTATACCCTGGGGCATTTAGAAAGGTTGGAAATAATTGAGAAACGGCTGCAGGAGATACCCGGGTTGTACCTGGCCGGCGGGTCTTATTGGGGTGTCGGCGTTCCTGACTGTATCCGCTCGGGAACGGAAGCGGCAGAAAAAGCTATTGCCCATCTTTTGAAATAATTCTTCCAGTACAAAGCCTCCATCACGGGAGGCTTTAAATTTTGGTACTTTCAGGGAGTTCGACAAAAAATAATAAAAACCCTTGATTTCTTCAAAGATTTTTTTTATTCTATAAACTGTTGATTAATGATATAATAAAGAAAAGTTTAAATTGTGTAGTTAATTCTGAATATTACTTAATTTTTATAATTATTTAAATTTTATTAAATTTTATAAAAAATTCACTCAAATGATGGCGCAAGGCCCTTAGCCAATAAAAACGAAGCGGTAGTACAGGAAGAACGCTTGACCTCGCGTTCGTGTTCAAGTAAATTTGTGCCTCGGGAGTCCCTCAGGGGGAAAACCAATTTTCAGGGGTGATAACTGTGAAAAGCCAAACACCCGTGGAGAGAATGAACCGCAAGGAGTTTTTTCGTTCCCTGTTCCGTTCTCTCCAGGAAACCAGTCGGGATTTCTTAGGGGCTGTGCTCGAGGTATGGCCCGGGGGAAGACAAAGGAGAATTTTTGTGACTTCGCAAAAGGTTACCCGTCCCCAACTTAAGGTGGCTCAGGGCCTTTGGCTGCTGCTCTGTCCCCCGGCGGAAGCTCCTAGAATTTATGCGGCCTACTGTCCCCGCGATGGGGCCAGGCTGCAGCGACAGCCACCCTCAAGTTACCTGGTTTGTGTTCGCTGTAACGCTGCCTATGATCCTCATACCGGGCGGGGAGAGTCAGGAGACCGGCTAAGGGTCTTAGAAACTCAACTAACGGAGGAGGGATTATATGTCATCGTTTAAGAAGCGAGAAGAGCTAGTGGAGGAGGGTTTCCAGCGCCTGGAAGCACGGGGCATATCCCGAAGGACCTTTATCAAACTGTGTGCCATGACGGCAGCGGCTTTCGGCCTGGAAGTGCAGTTAGGACCTAAAATGGCGGAGGCTGCGGCCGAAAATATTGGTAAAAAACCGCTGGTCTGGATGCAGGGGCAGGGTTGTACCGGCTGCAGCGAATCCCTGTTATCTTCTTTTGAACCGGGACCGGCGGAAATCATACTGGATATGCTTTCCGTTCGCTTTCACCCCACCATTATGGCCGCTTCGGGCGAGGGGGCTATAAGCGCTTGGAAGGAAGCAATAGAGCAGGGAGGTTACCTGTTGGTGCTGGAAGGGTCTATCCCTACGGCGGATCCCCGGTTCTGCATGGTTGAAGGACGTCCCCTTTTGGACCAGTTCCGGGAGGCGGCCCGGAAGGCGGAAGTAGTAGTGGCCGCTGGTTCCTGCGCCTCTTACGGCGGGATCCCTAGGGCAGGTAAGACCGGGGCTGTCGGAGCCGCGGACGTCCTGGAAGGCCAGACGGTTATCAATTTACCCAGTTGTCCCGTTAAACCTACCCGGCTGCTCGGCACCGTGCTTTATTACTTGAGTTTCGGTGAAGCGCCACCCCTGGACGAGTACAACCGGCCAGTACCTTATTACAAGCGCTATCTGCAGCATGACAGTTGTCCTAGGAGGGGCCATTACGAGCGGGGAGAATTTTTGCGGGACTGGAACGATCCCGAAACGGTGGACTGGTGCCTGTACTATAAAGGTTGTAAGGGCCCGTACACCTATACCGATTGCCCGCGCATCTGGTGGAACGATGGGGTCAATTACTGTATTCGTGCCGGTTCCCCCTGTGCGGGGTGTACGCAACCCGAGTTTTATGACCAGTTCACCCCCTTGTACGCCAAGCAGGAAAATTTCCCCAACCCCGGGATAGCCGGGCTGAGTCCCGCTTCTCTGGCTAAAGGAATCGCTGGACTAACGGCAGTAGGCGTGGCTAGTCACGCGGTAGCCAAGGCAGTGAAGAACAAGTCAGGTGGAGGGGAGGAGTAAAGGATGAGTACACGAATAGTAGTAGACCCTGTTACCAGAATAGAGGGTCACCTGCGCATTGAAGTAGAAGTGGAAAACGGAAAGGTAGTGGATGCCTGGAGCAAGGGTACTATGTTCCGGGGTTTCGAACAGATCCTGGTCGGCAAGGATCCGCGCGATGCTACCTATGTTGCTGAAAGGATATGCGGCGTCTGCATGGGCTCCCATGGTTGGACGTCGGCGATGGCAGTCGAACAGGCTCACGGGGCAAAGGTTCCTACGGCAGGGCGTTTAATCCGGAATCTTCTGGTGGGAGCCCTTTGGCTGCATGACCACCCTCTGCATTTTTATCACTTATCTGCTCTCGATTACCTGGACGTGATGGCGGTAGCCCAATACCAGGGTAATGACCCGGGACTATTAGCGGTAAAGGAAAAGATCATGTCCCTGGTGGAAGCAGGAGATACTTATCCCCTGACACCGCGCTACCAGCCGGACGATTTTTCCGTAAAAGACCCGGAAATCGTTACCACTGCCGTGGCCCATTACTTGAAGGCCCTGGAGATTCAGGCCAAAGCAAAAAAAATGTCGGCCATTCTAAGCGGCAAACAACCCCACCAGTCCAGTATCGTGGTGGGGGGCGTCACCGGGTATCCTAATATAGAGCAATTGCACCAGTTTCGCGACCTGCTGGTGGAGGTAGTTGATTTTATTAAAAACGTATATGTTCCCGATGTGGTTTTCTTCGGTACCGGTCCCCTGTTGCCCCTGGCCCAGGCCGGCATAGGAGCGGGTCCCGGCAACTACCTCGCCTACGGAGGATTTCCCCAGGACGACGACGGGAAGGAAAAACTGTTGCCCGCAGGCGTGATCAAGGACGGGAATCTTTCGCGGGTGGAAGAGTTAGACCCGCAGAAAATTACCGAAGCGGTTACTCACTCCTGGTACAAAGAATACGGGGAAGCCAAACACCCGTGGGAGGGGAGTACCGAGCCGGATTTGGATAAAGAGGGAGCCTACTCTTTCGTAAAGGCCCCGCGCTATGAGGGCAAACCCATGGAGGTCGGCCCCCTGGCCAGGATGCTGGTGAAGCAACACCAGCCGCTGCTGGACTTGGTGCAGGAATACGGTATCAAGCCCGGGGCTGTGGCCAGGCATGCGGCCAGGGCCTTGGAGACCGTATTAGTAGCTGACGCCATGTTCCTCTGGCTGGATCAATTGATGGAAGTGCTGAAGGAAGGCGATGCCTACGCGGCAGAAGGCAGTGCCAAAATCCATGATACGGCGCACTGGGAACCGCCCCAGAGCGGCAGAGGGGTAGGTCTCAACGAGGCGCCCCGGGGAGCTTTGGGCCATTGGGTGGAAATTAAAAACCGGAAAATAAGCCATTACCAGATTGTGGTACCTACAACCTGGAATGCTTCTCCCCGGGACGATAAGGGTGTACGGGGCCCTATTGAACAGGCTCTGATTGGCACGCCGGTGGACCCCGAGAATCCGGCTAACGTGGTAAGGGTCATTCGTTCATTCGATCCCTGCCTGGCCTGCGCCATCCATATTATAGAGCCCCGGGGCGAACGGTTTGTGGAAATTTCTCCGATGGGAGGCTGGTAAATGTGGCCAGACCGACGGATTATCCCTTTCCGCAAAGAGTAATGCATTACCTGCACCTAATAGGTATTATCACCCTGGTGTTTACCGGATTTCTCATCCACCACCCGCCTCAAGGCACCAGCCAGTCGGCTTTGCGCGTAGTTCATGTACTGGTGGGCATAATAGTTTTAGTAGTAGTTTTGGTGCGCATCTACTACGCTTTCAACGGATTTTACCGGGATGCCCACCAGTTTGCCCTCAGAAGAGATGACTGGCGCAACTTACCTGCCGTTATCCGGCACTATTTAACCTTGAAGGGGGAACTTCCCCCCCATTCGGGCAAATACAACCCGCTGCAGAAGTTGAGCTACCTGGGAGTGGTTGTCTTAGTCCTGGCGCAGAGCCTTACAGGTATGGCCCTTTACTGGCCAGGTACTTTTTCCGGCCTGGTGGCTTCCCTAGAGGGTTTAGCGGGCGTACGGGCGTCGCATTACGCGCTGACTTGGTTGCTAATAACGTTTATTATGGTACATCTCTACATGGTTATCAGTGAAACTCCAGACCGATTGCGCCTGATGTTGCTGGGCCAAACGGGAGGTGTCGGCTCTGAAAAAGAAGGTGCTGGTACTGGGAGTAGGCAATATCCTCTGTCGTGATGACGGGCTGGGTCCGGTGGTGGTACGCCGCCTGGAACAGCGGTGTTCCTTGCCGGGTGTGGATTTCCTGGACGGTGGGACCTTGGGGCTCGACTTGTTAGCTTACCTGGACGGCTACAGTCACCTGGTGTTAGTGGACGCGGTAGATCTAGGACGTCAACCTGGTCAAATTTTTCGCTGGGAGGAGGTCCAACCCGACCTCCTGTCCCGCCAGGTATCTTTTCACCAGGTCGGCGTTAGGGAACTGTTGACGGCTGCTAAGCTTTTGGGCCACCGCTTTCGGGTAACCTGCTTCGGGGTTCAGGCGGCAGACCTTTCCTGGGGGATGGAACTGTCGCCGCCGGTAGCCGAGGCTCTGCCTGCTTTGGAGGAAGCGGTACTGAGAGAGTTACAGCGGCTTACTGGAAGCGGGTAAGCCGGATGTAAGATGATAGGGAAATATCCTAAAGAAAACCAATATTTGGTTGAATTTACTTAGAGGTCCGGGTCAGATTGTGTCGAAATATGTCGTCAGTACCGAAAATTAGTAAAGCGGGGAGGGTTTATGAAAGGGAAGAAGGTACTGGCGACAGTAGTTATAGGGGGATTTTTAGCCTTTTCCCCCTGGCTTCTTAAGGCGGAAGCTGCGGGGGAACCAGTTACGGAGTTTCAGAAAGGGGTGGTACATGAAGTTCAGCCGGGAGAATCCCTGTGGAAGATCAGCCAAAAGTACGGTGTTTCGGTCGACCAGATACGCCGGCAAAATAGCTTATCTTCCGATGTTATACTATTTGGGCAAAAATTGTTAATAGTACCGGCAAATTATACGGTACAAGACGGGGATACTCCGTGGCTTATAAGCCAGCGCTTCAATATTCCGCTGGAACAAATTCTGAACTTAAATGGTTTGAATTCCGGGGATGTGATTTACCCGGGGCAAAAATTACTATTGCTAAACCCTAATCTGGTCCATACCGTCCAGGAAGGCGATACTCCCTGGCTTATCAGCCGGCAGTATAATGTTTCCCTGGAAGAATTGCTGGCGGTTAACGGATTGCAGGAGACGTCGGTAATTTACCCGGGACAGGAGCTGATAGTTCCTGTCTCCGGTCCTGAGCCAGATGCCGCACTGGAGGCACAGGAGCCTTATGTAACGTATACTACTCATACGGTGCAGCCGGGAGATACCCTATGGAATGTGAGCATCCAGTACGGCATACCTATGCAGGAACTTATGGAAGTTAACAACCTAGATGAATCCACCGTTTTGTATCCGGGGCAGGAACTTACCATTCCGGTGCATCATATCCCGGTAAAGCCTACGGTAAGCCCCCGGCATGGAGAACTGCTGGATTGGTGGACGGAGGCCCAGTACCTTTGGCCTATTGGCCGGGAGGCAACCATTATTGACTTTTATACGGGAAAAAGTTGGCGGATGCGGCGTACCTTCGGAGCGGCCCATGCCGATGTGGAACCCCTCACGGCGGAAGATACGGCAATTATGAAGAGTGTCTGGGGAGGGGAATGGAGCTGGACGCCCCGCCCGGTTCTGGTGGTGGTTAACGGAAGGCGGATTGCCGCGTCGGCCAGCGCCATGCCTCACAGTGTAGAGAAGATCTTGGATAATGATTTTCCCGGCCACAGCGATATTCATTTTCTCAATAGCCGGAGGCACAAGGACAATACCATCAGCGAGAGCCATCAGAAAAATGTTCATATAGCGGCAGGGCAGTAAGCCGCCTACGGGAAAAGCGGAGCCAAAAAAGCGGGAGGTAAAACCCCCGCTTTTTTGGCCATTATCAAGTTGGGGACGGTTCCGGACTTGACAACGTCCGGGCGGTGAAAAATCATAAATAAGATGCAGAGTCTTGTGGTGCAATACGGAAAGATTGGTAAAGAGAAGGAGGAATTTTGGCAAAAGAGACGAATTGAAAAAAAGGAAAAGGTGAGAGTTAATTTTTTTTGCACTAAATGTTAACTACTATAATTTAATTGGTTAACAATGTGAAATTAAGGGGGAATGCTTGTGGAAAAATTAATCAGCACGGTTGCTCAAAGGATTTTAGATGGAGGGGAAATCACCCGGGAAGAAGCATTTCGTCTGAGCGAAGCACGGGGGGCGGAGATACAACTACTGGCAGCTTATGCGAACCTGATACGGGAGCGCTTTACGGGAAACCGGGTGGATCTCTGCTCCATCATCAGCACCAGGACTGGTAAGTGTCCTGAAGACTGCGCTTTTTGTGCTCAATCAGTACACCACCAAACTCAGATTGCCACCCATGACCTGCTGGACGAAAACTTTATCGTGGCCAGGGCCAAAGAGATGGAAAAAGCGGGGGCCCACCGTTTTGATATTGTCATTAGCGGCTTAGGGGTTACCGAGGAGGACCCCGATTTCCGGAGAATCCTCCGTATTTTTGCCAGGTTGCGTAAAGAAACCAACTTGGAATTATGCGCCTGCCTGGGAACCCTGACCGAAAAGGTGGCCCTTCAACTTAAAGAGGTAGGAGTAACCAGGTATAACCATAACCTTGAAACCTCGGAAAGCTTTTTCCCGGAAGTTGTAACTACCCACAGCTACCAGGAACGCCTTCAGACCATCAAAAACGCGAAAGCAGCGGGTCTGGAAATTTGTTGCGGCGGTATCATCGGCATGGGAGAAAGCATGGCTCAGCGCATAGAGTTTGCGTTTACTTTAAAAGAATTGGATGTGGACGCCGTTCCCATTAATGTGTTGAACCCCATCAAAGGGACTAAATTAGAAAACCAGCCCCCTTTGCCCCCCACGGAAATCCTGCACACTTTTGCCCTTT
This genomic interval from Calderihabitans maritimus contains the following:
- a CDS encoding hydrogenase small subunit, translating into MSSFKKREELVEEGFQRLEARGISRRTFIKLCAMTAAAFGLEVQLGPKMAEAAAENIGKKPLVWMQGQGCTGCSESLLSSFEPGPAEIILDMLSVRFHPTIMAASGEGAISAWKEAIEQGGYLLVLEGSIPTADPRFCMVEGRPLLDQFREAARKAEVVVAAGSCASYGGIPRAGKTGAVGAADVLEGQTVINLPSCPVKPTRLLGTVLYYLSFGEAPPLDEYNRPVPYYKRYLQHDSCPRRGHYERGEFLRDWNDPETVDWCLYYKGCKGPYTYTDCPRIWWNDGVNYCIRAGSPCAGCTQPEFYDQFTPLYAKQENFPNPGIAGLSPASLAKGIAGLTAVGVASHAVAKAVKNKSGGGEE
- a CDS encoding nickel-dependent hydrogenase large subunit, which codes for MSTRIVVDPVTRIEGHLRIEVEVENGKVVDAWSKGTMFRGFEQILVGKDPRDATYVAERICGVCMGSHGWTSAMAVEQAHGAKVPTAGRLIRNLLVGALWLHDHPLHFYHLSALDYLDVMAVAQYQGNDPGLLAVKEKIMSLVEAGDTYPLTPRYQPDDFSVKDPEIVTTAVAHYLKALEIQAKAKKMSAILSGKQPHQSSIVVGGVTGYPNIEQLHQFRDLLVEVVDFIKNVYVPDVVFFGTGPLLPLAQAGIGAGPGNYLAYGGFPQDDDGKEKLLPAGVIKDGNLSRVEELDPQKITEAVTHSWYKEYGEAKHPWEGSTEPDLDKEGAYSFVKAPRYEGKPMEVGPLARMLVKQHQPLLDLVQEYGIKPGAVARHAARALETVLVADAMFLWLDQLMEVLKEGDAYAAEGSAKIHDTAHWEPPQSGRGVGLNEAPRGALGHWVEIKNRKISHYQIVVPTTWNASPRDDKGVRGPIEQALIGTPVDPENPANVVRVIRSFDPCLACAIHIIEPRGERFVEISPMGGW
- a CDS encoding cytochrome b/b6 domain-containing protein, translated to MARPTDYPFPQRVMHYLHLIGIITLVFTGFLIHHPPQGTSQSALRVVHVLVGIIVLVVVLVRIYYAFNGFYRDAHQFALRRDDWRNLPAVIRHYLTLKGELPPHSGKYNPLQKLSYLGVVVLVLAQSLTGMALYWPGTFSGLVASLEGLAGVRASHYALTWLLITFIMVHLYMVISETPDRLRLMLLGQTGGVGSEKEGAGTGSRQYPLS
- a CDS encoding HyaD/HybD family hydrogenase maturation endopeptidase is translated as MSALKKKVLVLGVGNILCRDDGLGPVVVRRLEQRCSLPGVDFLDGGTLGLDLLAYLDGYSHLVLVDAVDLGRQPGQIFRWEEVQPDLLSRQVSFHQVGVRELLTAAKLLGHRFRVTCFGVQAADLSWGMELSPPVAEALPALEEAVLRELQRLTGSG
- a CDS encoding LysM peptidoglycan-binding domain-containing protein codes for the protein MKGKKVLATVVIGGFLAFSPWLLKAEAAGEPVTEFQKGVVHEVQPGESLWKISQKYGVSVDQIRRQNSLSSDVILFGQKLLIVPANYTVQDGDTPWLISQRFNIPLEQILNLNGLNSGDVIYPGQKLLLLNPNLVHTVQEGDTPWLISRQYNVSLEELLAVNGLQETSVIYPGQELIVPVSGPEPDAALEAQEPYVTYTTHTVQPGDTLWNVSIQYGIPMQELMEVNNLDESTVLYPGQELTIPVHHIPVKPTVSPRHGELLDWWTEAQYLWPIGREATIIDFYTGKSWRMRRTFGAAHADVEPLTAEDTAIMKSVWGGEWSWTPRPVLVVVNGRRIAASASAMPHSVEKILDNDFPGHSDIHFLNSRRHKDNTISESHQKNVHIAAGQ
- the bioB gene encoding biotin synthase BioB, which gives rise to MEKLISTVAQRILDGGEITREEAFRLSEARGAEIQLLAAYANLIRERFTGNRVDLCSIISTRTGKCPEDCAFCAQSVHHQTQIATHDLLDENFIVARAKEMEKAGAHRFDIVISGLGVTEEDPDFRRILRIFARLRKETNLELCACLGTLTEKVALQLKEVGVTRYNHNLETSESFFPEVVTTHSYQERLQTIKNAKAAGLEICCGGIIGMGESMAQRIEFAFTLKELDVDAVPINVLNPIKGTKLENQPPLPPTEILHTFALFRFILPAKNLRYAGGREVNLRDLQALGLMAGLNGMLVGNYLTTTGRPVEEDLQMIKDLGLEF